TTGAGTAATTTTATTTTCAGGTAAAAGATTGTCAGTTTACTAATTTTCAGAGTCTTAGTTGCTTTTCGAATTGCTAAATTTATTATTTTTAAATAACTTTTAGGTGGAGACCAGAAACCACATTTCAAACGGGGTGATACCGAAAAACCAAAGGAGTAGGCAATTAATTTTTAGTATTATGCCAAAATATGTCATCGAAAGAGAAATTCCCAATGCGGGTAAACTTACATCCGCCCAATTAAAGGGGATCTCACAAACTTCATGCGGAGTACTCAATAAGATGGGACCTCAAATTCAATGGGTTCAGAGTTATGTTACTACCGACAAGATTTATTGTGTGTACAATGCTCCTAACGAGGAGATGGTACGCGACCATGCTAAGCAAGGTGGATTTCCGGCAAACAAGGTAAGCCGAGTGTCGGAAATAATCGATCCCACTACTGCCGAATAAAAAGTTTTGCAGCGAATGCGCTGATGTCAAATGGCAGACCATTAACATAAATTCACGTGCGTCATGCAATGCACGTGCAATATTTTATTGTTTAGCGGAAACTTAATTTATAAATTCGCCAATTCTTCCTTTAGCTTTTTGGTAAGCCCCTGTACAATTAAATCGTACGAATGGTCTATGAGCTCAGTGATTAATTTTGGAGGGAG
This genomic stretch from Ulvibacter sp. MAR_2010_11 harbors:
- a CDS encoding DUF4242 domain-containing protein, with translation MPKYVIEREIPNAGKLTSAQLKGISQTSCGVLNKMGPQIQWVQSYVTTDKIYCVYNAPNEEMVRDHAKQGGFPANKVSRVSEIIDPTTAE